A single region of the Lotus japonicus ecotype B-129 chromosome 4, LjGifu_v1.2 genome encodes:
- the LOC130713422 gene encoding self-incompatibility protein S1-like, whose translation MLKALVTFATILVIVAATSMFTVPVHARQGGGDLAGPKTTVTVENYSGHSVSAHCWSSEDDIGEHNLGDGQKFSWTFKVNYFGTTKFVCTLKWNNIEKFVTIYLAKMDKSRCASQCLRDIRPDGLYFYHQYEASWEKRYGW comes from the coding sequence ATGTTGAAGGCCTTAGTTACATTTGCTACTATATTGGTGATTGTTGCAGCAACAAGCATGTTCACAGTCCCTGTGCATGCTCGACAAGGTGGTGGTGACTTGGCTGGCCCTAAGACAACCGTGACCGTTGAAAATTACAGCGGTCATTCTGTTTCTGCACATTGCTGGTCATCAGAAGATGATATTGGCGAACATAACTTAGGCGATGGACAAAAGTTTTCATGGACCTTCAAAGTTAACTATTTTGGTACTACTAAGTTTGTTTGCACTCTGAAATGGAACAACATCGAAAAATTTGTAACAATTTATCTGGCTAAAATGGATAAGAGCCGGTGTGCATCACAGTGCCTTCGAGATATAAGACCAGATGGACTATATTTTTACCATCAGTACGAAGCGTCTTGGGAGAAAAGATACGGATGGTAA